A stretch of Hippoglossus hippoglossus isolate fHipHip1 chromosome 20, fHipHip1.pri, whole genome shotgun sequence DNA encodes these proteins:
- the dap gene encoding death-associated protein 1 → MSSPPKEKVETKGGHPPAVKAGGMRIVQKHQTAAVPEPLPKEEDDEEYVSSSPPKAPVIVSGVVTKGDKDFTPVAAQVAHQKPQPGVPKLPSVQQFNQHIHQPRK, encoded by the exons ATGTCATCACCGCCgaaggagaaggtggagaccaAAGGAGGACACCCCCCTGCAG TGAAGGCAGGAGGGATGAGGATAGTGCAGAAGCACCAGACAGCTGCCGTCCCAGAACCACTGCCCAAAGAAGAAGATGACGAGGAGTACgtcagcagcag TCCACCAAAGGCTCCTGTTATCGTGTCTGGAGTGGTTACAaag GGTGACAAGGACTTCACCCCAGTTGCTGCCCAGGTGGCCCACCAGAAGCCCCAGCCTGGTGTCCCCAAGCTGCCCTCTGTCCAGCAATTCAACCAGCACATCCACCAGCCCCGCAAGTGA